Genomic DNA from Anaerolineales bacterium:
CGACGCACGCTACGTACTGACCTACTCACGCCAGAAGACCCTTGTGAGTCAGAAATTCCTGGATTTGACCACAGGCGTGCAAAAGCTCGTAGCCGAGCTCGTAAGGTACCCTGGGGGATACCTGCGCTTCTCAGGACCGGTGAGCCTGGATTGCTATCAGGGTGGTGAGCTAGTCGAGCACGCTGAAGCTACAGGCTCTTTTGAAGAGTGTTACCACGCATCCGAGATCCACGGCGACCAGTAGTACGGTTAGCCAGATGCCTAACTCAACTTATTTGGAAGAAATGAGGATTGATGATCATGAAAACACAGGATAAGATCCAACGGGAGATCCTACCCATCCCCGACCCCCAACACGTCGGGGTGACCACTTTCGATGCCAAAGACCCGGATACATATTATCCGCCCATCACGCCCCTGCGCCCACCTAAGGGTGCACCCAATGTGCTGATCGTGTTGATCGATGATGTGGGCTTTGGCGCCTCATCCGCCTTTGGTGGCCCCTGCTACACCCCCAATGCCGAACGCCTGGCTGCCGGTGGGCTAAAGTACAACCGCTTTCACACCACTGCCCTGTGCTCACCCACCCGCCAGGCATTGCTCACCGGGCGCAACCACCACACGGTGGGTATGGGTGGCATCACTGAGATGGCCACCTCAGCCCCGGGAAACTGCTCAATTCGTCCCAAGAGCTGTGCCCCGCTGGCGGAGACGCTCAAGCTGAATGGCTACGCTACTGCCCAGTTCGGTAAGTGCCATGAAGTCTCTGCCTGGGAAACCAGTCCCGCAGGTCCATATAGCGCCTGGCCAATTGGCAGCGGATTCGAGTATTTTTACGGTTTCATCTGCGCTGAGACCAACCAATACTTCCCCTCGCTTTATGAAGGCACCACGCCCGTCGAGCTGAAAAAGACCCCTGAAGAAGGCTATCACCTCACTGAAGACCTGGCTGACCATGCCATCAGCTGGGTCCGCAGGCAGAAGGCGTTGATGCCCGATAAGCCCGTGTTTATGTATTTCGCCCCTGGCGCAACCCACGCCCCACACCATGTGCCGAGCGAATGGTCGGCCAAGTATAAAGGCAAGTTCGACCAGGGCTGGGACAAGCTACGTGAAGAGACATTCGCCCGGCAGAAGCAGCTGGGGGTCATCCCACCTGACTGTGAATTGACTAAGCGCCATCCGGAGATCCCTGCCTGGGATGAGATGCCGGATGAGCTGAAACCGATCCTGGCCCGCCAGATGGAGATCTATGCTGGCTTCCTGGAACATACCGATCACCAGGTCGGTCGGCTGATCGATGCCTTG
This window encodes:
- a CDS encoding arylsulfatase, with amino-acid sequence MIMKTQDKIQREILPIPDPQHVGVTTFDAKDPDTYYPPITPLRPPKGAPNVLIVLIDDVGFGASSAFGGPCYTPNAERLAAGGLKYNRFHTTALCSPTRQALLTGRNHHTVGMGGITEMATSAPGNCSIRPKSCAPLAETLKLNGYATAQFGKCHEVSAWETSPAGPYSAWPIGSGFEYFYGFICAETNQYFPSLYEGTTPVELKKTPEEGYHLTEDLADHAISWVRRQKALMPDKPVFMYFAPGATHAPHHVPSEWSAKYKGKFDQGWDKLREETFARQKQLGVIPPDCELTKRHPEIPAWDEMPDELKPILARQMEIYAGFLEHTDHQVGRLIDALADLEILDDTLVYYIIGDNGASAEGTLQGTFNEMVPLNGFGQLETLDFMQANIDKFGTPAAYNHYAV